From one Bacteriovorax sp. BAL6_X genomic stretch:
- a CDS encoding FecR domain-containing protein has protein sequence MKVLKLIILSIAILANLSTLNANSENGVAKVMKVRGKVFYSQTKKPLAKGDWVPEGAKITTKARSFVKLLFIDKSNLTLGANSEVEVEQFPKKKAGIINLINGQLRSKVSKNYLQIDKKKSKLFIKTKTAAMGVRGTDFQVNYNPANNNTTLITFEGAVAMGSLSSFKKTRFLQDRLEKVVSSPTSVMVRQGQLSGVMPNVDSKPIEPVKINKQQLKALEANDGSKTSSNGDKNKSEKKQMSRNIIPPGMDSSKFSGAGGTEIMGQMAKADSNLKVPTSQAPTLTVTKADPKGTMKEGGFVDTNNALYIPPPKNAPVDPMTNEVIVPVQMGSFDKETGEYKNDFYVVNENGDMIPKNKPQITVNRNPASGGTKPNIMPEEPMNIFNPDGEKPLGNPMLPPVITDDSRPVNDGPDILKNTMDDRDQMLDQTNTTSTNRTRVKVILDRQ, from the coding sequence ATGAAGGTACTAAAACTAATTATATTATCTATAGCAATTTTGGCCAATCTTTCGACTTTAAATGCAAATTCTGAAAATGGTGTTGCTAAGGTTATGAAAGTAAGAGGAAAAGTCTTTTACTCCCAAACAAAGAAACCACTGGCCAAAGGAGACTGGGTTCCAGAAGGGGCCAAGATCACAACAAAGGCCAGAAGCTTTGTAAAGCTTCTCTTTATCGATAAATCGAATCTAACTCTAGGTGCAAATTCAGAAGTTGAAGTTGAGCAATTTCCTAAAAAGAAGGCAGGAATTATCAATCTTATTAATGGTCAGCTTCGCTCAAAAGTATCTAAGAACTACCTACAAATTGATAAGAAGAAATCGAAACTCTTTATTAAGACGAAGACAGCGGCCATGGGAGTTCGTGGAACAGACTTCCAAGTTAACTATAACCCGGCCAATAATAATACGACACTTATTACATTTGAAGGTGCTGTTGCCATGGGATCTCTTTCTAGTTTTAAAAAGACTCGTTTTCTACAAGATCGACTAGAGAAAGTTGTTTCATCACCTACTTCAGTTATGGTTCGCCAAGGACAACTTTCAGGAGTTATGCCAAATGTTGATTCAAAACCAATTGAACCAGTAAAAATCAATAAACAGCAGTTAAAGGCCCTTGAAGCAAATGATGGTTCAAAGACATCATCAAATGGTGATAAGAATAAATCAGAAAAGAAACAAATGAGTCGAAATATCATCCCTCCAGGTATGGATAGTTCAAAGTTTAGTGGAGCTGGTGGAACAGAGATTATGGGACAAATGGCCAAGGCCGACTCTAATCTTAAAGTACCAACATCTCAAGCACCAACTCTTACCGTTACAAAGGCCGATCCTAAGGGAACGATGAAAGAAGGTGGCTTTGTAGACACAAATAATGCTCTTTATATTCCACCTCCGAAGAATGCTCCAGTTGATCCAATGACTAACGAAGTAATTGTACCGGTTCAAATGGGTAGTTTCGACAAGGAAACTGGTGAGTACAAGAATGACTTCTATGTTGTAAATGAAAATGGTGACATGATTCCAAAGAACAAGCCTCAAATTACTGTAAATCGTAATCCAGCTTCAGGTGGAACAAAACCAAATATAATGCCAGAAGAACCAATGAATATCTTTAACCCTGATGGAGAAAAACCACTTGGCAATCCAATGTTACCTCCAGTGATTACTGATGATTCAAGACCGGTTAATGACGGCCCAGATATTCTAAAAAATACGATGGATGATCGCGACCAAATGCTTGATCAGACTAATACGACATCAACAAACCGAACACGTGTAAAAGTCATCCTCGATCGTCAATAA
- a CDS encoding ArsC/Spx/MgsR family protein, translating into MLYYHNPRCSKSRQGLEYLEHKGIQEGIGFRVKEYLKDGIEEKEFIDLIKYTGLAPLEGLIRTKEALFKDLALAGKELSNIEWAKIVHENPKLLERPILVNDDKKAAIGRPTENFDTIL; encoded by the coding sequence ATGCTTTATTATCACAATCCAAGATGCTCTAAGAGTCGCCAAGGTCTAGAATATTTAGAACACAAGGGTATTCAAGAAGGTATTGGCTTTAGAGTTAAAGAATATCTGAAAGATGGCATTGAAGAAAAAGAATTTATCGATCTAATAAAGTACACGGGACTAGCTCCTCTTGAAGGCTTAATTCGTACGAAAGAGGCACTATTTAAAGACTTAGCTCTTGCGGGAAAAGAGTTATCAAATATTGAATGGGCCAAGATCGTTCACGAAAACCCAAAATTACTAGAACGACCAATTCTAGTTAATGACGATAAAAAAGCGGCCATTGGTAGGCCAACTGAGAATTTTGATACAATCCTCTAA
- the hemF gene encoding oxygen-dependent coproporphyrinogen oxidase — protein sequence MSYDIENIKSEFAEHVKTLQNLISDELKRIDTKINLNEDIWERNDHAGNPGGGGITRAFEGEIIENAGVNTSLVFGEVDPKFAANIGGDNNQMWATGISLIIHPTNPRVPTTHANFRMIQAGSKIWFGGGADLTPYFPHEEDFEYFHKVWKDACEPYGYWDDWKNRCDKYFVNKHRADEMRGVGGFFYDHFFSGDPEKDLAMFKEISSNFIKSYFPLVEKRMNEAFDDEDVDFQLHRRGRYVEFNLLHDRGTHFGLKSNGRTDSILISLPKRVKFTYRYEPTKPEHKKMMAYYYPKDWV from the coding sequence ATGTCTTACGATATTGAAAATATCAAATCAGAATTTGCCGAACATGTTAAAACTTTACAGAATCTGATTAGTGACGAACTTAAGAGAATTGATACAAAAATTAACTTGAATGAAGATATATGGGAAAGAAATGATCATGCCGGAAACCCTGGGGGTGGTGGAATTACTCGTGCTTTTGAAGGTGAGATCATTGAGAATGCCGGTGTAAACACATCTCTTGTATTTGGAGAAGTTGATCCTAAGTTTGCAGCAAATATTGGTGGTGATAATAACCAGATGTGGGCAACTGGAATTTCTCTTATTATTCATCCGACAAACCCAAGAGTTCCAACGACTCATGCGAATTTTCGTATGATTCAGGCCGGATCAAAAATTTGGTTTGGTGGTGGTGCCGACCTTACTCCTTATTTTCCTCATGAAGAAGACTTTGAGTACTTTCATAAGGTTTGGAAAGATGCTTGTGAACCATATGGATATTGGGACGATTGGAAAAACCGTTGTGATAAATACTTTGTTAATAAGCACCGTGCAGATGAAATGCGCGGAGTAGGTGGTTTCTTCTATGATCATTTCTTTTCAGGTGATCCAGAAAAAGACCTCGCTATGTTCAAAGAGATTTCTTCTAACTTTATCAAGTCTTATTTCCCACTAGTTGAGAAGAGAATGAATGAGGCCTTTGATGACGAAGATGTGGACTTTCAACTTCATCGCCGCGGGCGCTACGTCGAATTTAATCTACTTCACGATAGAGGAACTCACTTTGGACTTAAGTCTAATGGCCGTACCGATTCAATACTAATCTCACTTCCAAAGAGAGTGAAGTTCACTTATCGTTATGAGCCGACAAAGCCAGAGCACAAGAAGATGATGGCATATTATTATCCAAAGGACTGGGTCTAG
- a CDS encoding adenylate/guanylate cyclase domain-containing protein, whose translation MKNIIKYTGLFFIILFSCASVFFSLYSRTYDQNFKDLTGYASFFENRFYDLRMMQTMDENKPNPKLILADIDDDSIRRLGSWPISRSHWGTMIRKLRGYGAKVVAFDVFFSEESMTCNGVNPDNDLISAIEYFQEIPNNRVIMPYNLEVYGTDHYPAMPDDLYLFALNTKVGGVKYNMEPTIISNSVYPLQGIIDAEVSLGFIEARADNDGVIRHYKALAFPYQEVHVPSYGLTSYMHWIGEFDENEKGENKDIFKTQLDLRTQGGVPILMTKKGDIELNLKGETKVRWIGGADAYTRIPIYQIIEKDPNDPEFKKLFDGSLVFVGATAFGAHDLRNTPVDSMLPGVLFHMNFVQMLIDGHFFKKFIDSAKLSWALLVGSVILLLLIQLKENPIFDLFTLVLLVSGLYYTDTYYFIPQGFETKLFWCFFALVLCYSWNTIVNFYMANQDKAFLKSAFGSYISPELIDEMYEAGSAPTLGGTSGIRTAFFTDIQGFSSFSEKLSATQLVELLNEYLTAMTDILLEEKGTLDKYEGDAIIAFFGAPMELKDHAQRACMVAHKMQEALLELRKKWVSEGDKWPKIVHDMRMRIGINSGDIVTGNMGSASRMNYTMMGDSVNLAARLEESAKQYGIFTQVAKETVDLAGEEFLWRELDTIRVVGKSIPVTSYDLLGLKATAPDYLKELADKFSKAILLYKNQKWDEAIELFKQTLELEYMRYPDLKGIKTNPSEIYIKRCVDYKELPPPPEWDGVYTLTSK comes from the coding sequence ATGAAAAATATTATTAAATACACAGGACTATTTTTTATCATATTATTTTCATGTGCCAGTGTGTTCTTCTCTCTATACTCAAGAACATACGATCAGAACTTTAAAGACCTTACAGGTTATGCTTCATTTTTTGAAAATCGTTTCTATGATTTAAGAATGATGCAAACAATGGATGAGAACAAACCAAACCCAAAGCTAATTCTTGCCGATATTGATGATGACTCAATTAGAAGACTGGGATCTTGGCCAATTTCTCGTTCTCATTGGGGAACGATGATAAGAAAGCTTCGTGGTTATGGTGCAAAAGTAGTGGCCTTTGATGTTTTCTTTTCAGAGGAGTCCATGACTTGTAATGGTGTTAATCCGGATAATGATTTAATTTCGGCCATTGAATACTTTCAAGAAATACCAAATAATCGGGTCATTATGCCTTACAACTTAGAAGTATATGGTACTGATCACTACCCTGCTATGCCAGATGATTTATACCTCTTTGCCCTTAATACAAAAGTAGGTGGTGTAAAATATAATATGGAACCCACAATTATTTCTAACTCTGTTTATCCCCTCCAAGGAATTATTGATGCTGAGGTATCACTAGGTTTCATTGAGGCCAGAGCTGATAATGATGGCGTTATTAGACACTACAAGGCCCTTGCATTTCCTTATCAAGAAGTTCATGTCCCTTCATACGGGCTAACTTCTTATATGCACTGGATTGGTGAGTTTGATGAAAATGAAAAAGGTGAAAATAAGGATATTTTCAAAACTCAACTCGATCTAAGAACTCAAGGTGGAGTTCCAATCTTAATGACAAAAAAAGGAGATATTGAGCTAAATCTAAAAGGTGAAACAAAAGTTCGTTGGATAGGTGGTGCAGATGCATACACTCGCATTCCTATCTATCAAATCATTGAAAAAGATCCAAATGACCCTGAGTTTAAGAAATTATTCGATGGCTCCCTTGTCTTTGTTGGTGCGACAGCTTTTGGAGCACACGACTTAAGAAATACTCCCGTTGATTCAATGCTACCAGGAGTTCTCTTTCACATGAACTTCGTTCAAATGCTTATTGATGGCCACTTCTTTAAGAAATTCATTGATTCAGCAAAACTATCTTGGGCACTACTTGTTGGATCAGTCATTCTACTTCTCTTAATACAATTAAAAGAAAATCCGATTTTTGACCTCTTTACACTTGTTCTATTAGTTTCAGGTCTTTACTACACCGATACTTACTATTTTATTCCACAGGGTTTTGAAACGAAATTATTCTGGTGCTTCTTTGCCTTAGTCCTATGCTACTCATGGAATACAATTGTAAACTTTTATATGGCCAATCAAGACAAGGCCTTTCTAAAGAGTGCCTTTGGAAGTTATATCTCCCCAGAGCTTATTGACGAAATGTATGAGGCAGGATCAGCACCTACTCTTGGTGGTACCTCAGGAATAAGAACAGCATTTTTTACAGATATCCAAGGTTTCTCAAGCTTCTCGGAAAAGTTATCGGCCACTCAACTAGTTGAACTTTTAAATGAGTATTTAACGGCCATGACAGATATTCTACTTGAAGAAAAAGGTACACTCGACAAGTATGAAGGAGATGCTATTATCGCCTTCTTTGGCGCACCAATGGAACTTAAAGATCATGCCCAACGAGCTTGCATGGTAGCCCACAAGATGCAAGAGGCACTATTAGAGCTTCGAAAAAAATGGGTTTCTGAGGGTGATAAATGGCCAAAGATCGTTCACGATATGAGAATGAGAATTGGTATCAATTCAGGAGACATCGTAACAGGAAATATGGGTTCTGCATCTCGTATGAACTATACAATGATGGGAGACTCTGTAAACCTGGCAGCTCGTCTTGAAGAATCGGCAAAGCAATATGGGATTTTCACTCAAGTGGCAAAGGAAACAGTTGATCTTGCAGGAGAAGAATTCTTATGGCGTGAGCTTGATACTATTCGTGTTGTTGGAAAGTCAATACCAGTAACAAGTTACGACCTATTAGGACTAAAGGCGACAGCACCTGATTATTTAAAAGAGCTTGCAGATAAATTCTCTAAGGCGATTCTTTTATATAAGAACCAGAAATGGGATGAGGCCATTGAGTTATTTAAGCAAACACTAGAGCTTGAATATATGCGCTACCCAGATTTAAAAGGTATCAAAACAAATCCATCAGAAATCTATATTAAGCGTTGTGTAGATTATAAGGAACTTCCTCCTCCACCAGAGTGGGATGGTGTTTATACATTAACAAGTAAGTAA
- a CDS encoding hemolysin III family protein has protein sequence MQKAKQKPILRGWSHQAMFFISLGACSLLIAKSANTTQYISTIIYSLGLLMMLGVSAFYHRIHWEPRARDLLGRLDHSAIYVMIAGTCTPITLLVLNGESGSTFLISIWSVAAIGILKSIFFPNLPEKLSAVIYLIPGYMVLPYVSELIPKLGMTNISLLIAGGILYTIGAIFYGLKKPGRYAKWFGYHELFHLFVCVAATLHFMIIYSIVG, from the coding sequence ATGCAAAAAGCCAAGCAAAAGCCCATTCTAAGAGGTTGGTCACATCAGGCCATGTTCTTTATCTCACTCGGAGCCTGTTCACTTCTCATTGCCAAAAGTGCTAATACCACTCAGTATATCTCGACTATTATCTATTCTCTAGGACTTCTCATGATGCTTGGAGTAAGTGCTTTCTATCACAGGATTCACTGGGAGCCTAGGGCACGTGATCTTCTAGGAAGACTTGATCATAGCGCCATATACGTGATGATTGCTGGAACTTGTACTCCGATAACTCTACTTGTTTTAAATGGGGAGTCTGGTTCAACCTTTCTTATTAGTATTTGGAGTGTTGCGGCCATTGGTATATTAAAATCAATTTTTTTTCCAAATCTTCCTGAAAAACTTAGTGCAGTCATTTATCTGATTCCGGGGTATATGGTACTTCCTTATGTTTCAGAACTTATTCCAAAACTTGGAATGACAAATATTTCGCTTCTAATTGCAGGTGGGATTCTCTATACAATTGGTGCTATCTTTTACGGATTAAAGAAGCCTGGAAGATATGCAAAGTGGTTTGGCTATCATGAATTATTTCATCTATTCGTTTGTGTGGCAGCGACCTTGCACTTTATGATTATCTATTCGATTGTTGGTTAA